Proteins found in one Tsukamurella paurometabola DSM 20162 genomic segment:
- a CDS encoding TetR/AcrR family transcriptional regulator, with protein sequence MSALRPPMRAPQQSRSRETRQRLLETTIASLADRGWGATTVGSVARQAGVSRGAAQHHFPTREDLISAALEYMGEQRIEHARQAGAAVPDGPERPFAVARLIVEYYTDDLFKAALHVWTAAASDDALRERMLPFENRHSREVFGLAMTLLGFDRDDEQGRRAVQATLDLARGLGLADLLSDDAERREQVVEFWGAQLANLAAAR encoded by the coding sequence ATGAGCGCCCTCCGCCCGCCGATGCGGGCACCCCAGCAGTCCCGCAGCCGGGAAACCCGGCAGCGGCTGCTGGAGACGACGATCGCCTCGCTCGCCGACCGCGGCTGGGGTGCGACCACCGTCGGCAGCGTCGCCCGGCAGGCGGGCGTGTCACGCGGGGCCGCACAACACCACTTCCCCACCCGTGAGGATTTGATCTCCGCCGCGCTGGAGTACATGGGCGAGCAACGGATCGAGCACGCCCGGCAAGCCGGGGCCGCGGTGCCCGACGGACCCGAACGCCCGTTCGCGGTTGCCCGGCTCATCGTGGAGTACTACACGGACGATCTGTTCAAGGCGGCGCTGCATGTGTGGACCGCGGCCGCGAGCGACGATGCGCTCCGGGAACGCATGCTGCCCTTCGAGAACCGGCACTCGCGAGAGGTGTTCGGGCTCGCGATGACGCTGCTGGGCTTCGATCGTGACGACGAACAGGGCCGCCGCGCCGTCCAGGCGACGCTCGACCTGGCGCGCGGCCTGGGCCTCGCGGATCTGCTGTCCGACGATGCGGAACGTCGTGAACAGGTGGTCGAGTTCTGGGGCGCCCAGCTGGCCAATCTCGCCGCCGCGCGCTAA
- a CDS encoding enoyl-CoA hydratase family protein, with protein sequence MTDAPLVRYEVRDGAAYLTIDSPHNRNAISQRLLTDLRAGIDRAGIDDTVRAVVLTHDGGTFCAGADLKEAAASGAGSDPKSRTLAMIDAMRGVIESPKPVIAQVNGHVRAGGFGLIGSCDFVFAGPESTFAVTETRIGVAPAMVSLVLLPHLPSRVASSLLLTGRKFDAIEAASHGLITAAVDDPEAAVADQLAELRLCSPQGLRETKQILWHDVLASFDERANALGDQSARLFGSPESVEGMTAFLQKRAPSWAEPAAAH encoded by the coding sequence GTGACCGACGCTCCCCTGGTGCGGTACGAGGTACGCGACGGCGCCGCATACCTCACGATCGACAGCCCGCACAACCGCAACGCGATCTCGCAGCGGCTGCTCACCGACCTGCGGGCCGGTATCGACCGCGCAGGTATCGATGACACCGTCCGCGCCGTGGTACTCACCCACGACGGCGGGACCTTCTGCGCCGGTGCCGATCTCAAGGAAGCGGCCGCGAGCGGTGCGGGATCGGACCCGAAGTCGCGCACGCTCGCCATGATCGATGCGATGCGGGGTGTCATCGAATCTCCCAAGCCGGTGATCGCACAGGTGAACGGCCACGTCCGGGCAGGCGGCTTCGGCCTCATCGGTTCCTGCGATTTCGTCTTCGCCGGACCGGAGTCGACCTTCGCCGTTACCGAGACCCGAATCGGCGTGGCACCCGCGATGGTCTCGCTGGTACTGCTGCCGCACCTTCCCTCGCGCGTCGCCTCGTCACTGCTGCTCACCGGTAGGAAGTTCGACGCGATCGAGGCGGCGAGCCACGGCCTGATCACCGCTGCGGTCGACGATCCCGAGGCCGCGGTGGCGGATCAGCTCGCTGAACTGCGACTGTGCAGCCCGCAGGGTCTGCGCGAGACCAAGCAGATCCTGTGGCACGACGTGCTCGCCTCGTTCGACGAGCGGGCCAACGCCCTGGGCGACCAGTCGGCTCGCCTGTTCGGCTCGCCCGAATCGGTGGAAGGCATGACCGCGTTCCTGCAGAAGCGCGCGCCGAGCTGGGCCGAGCCCGCGGCCGCGCACTAG